A DNA window from Micromonospora sp. NBC_01739 contains the following coding sequences:
- the tig gene encoding trigger factor encodes MKSTVETLSPTRVRLAIEVPFVELEPSLKKAYREIGQQIQIPGFRKGKVPAAIIDQRVGRGTVLNEAVQEAIPQNILAAVREHDLKTLGRPEVDITEFNDGDSLNFTAEVDVRPEITVPDLASLEVVVDELQIDDSEIDEQVKNLRERFATLKTVERAAAEGDYVQIDLRATVDGEEVPGGSASNISHEVGSKQLLPGLDEALVGLAAGEDTTFTTQLVGGDFAGRDAEVLVTVRTVKEKELPELNDEFAQLASEFDTMEELRNDLRERVTRGKRVEQIYAARDKALEQLVEAAEVPAPEGVIRDEVESRKQAMVDQLERIGASMEDYLAAEEKTEEQIDAELTEAATQGIKVQLLLDTLADAEDVQVSDDEFGHEIVHRAQRAGMAPQQYYDQLVRSGAAGAVFGDVRRGKALAAVMERITIKDTAGNEISLDALREASEAEHGHEH; translated from the coding sequence GTGAAGAGCACCGTCGAGACTCTGAGCCCGACGCGCGTGCGGCTCGCCATCGAGGTGCCGTTCGTCGAGCTCGAGCCGAGCCTCAAGAAGGCGTACCGGGAGATCGGCCAGCAGATCCAGATCCCCGGCTTCCGTAAGGGGAAGGTGCCGGCGGCGATCATCGACCAGCGGGTGGGCCGGGGCACGGTGCTCAACGAGGCCGTGCAGGAGGCCATCCCGCAGAACATCCTCGCCGCGGTCCGCGAGCACGACCTGAAGACCCTGGGCCGTCCCGAGGTCGACATCACCGAGTTCAACGACGGTGACTCGCTGAACTTCACCGCCGAGGTGGACGTCCGGCCGGAGATCACCGTGCCGGACCTGGCCTCCCTCGAGGTCGTCGTCGACGAGTTGCAGATCGACGACAGCGAGATCGACGAGCAGGTGAAGAACCTGCGCGAGCGGTTCGCCACCCTCAAGACCGTCGAGCGGGCCGCGGCCGAGGGCGACTACGTCCAGATCGACCTGCGGGCCACCGTCGACGGCGAGGAGGTGCCGGGCGGCTCGGCCAGCAACATCTCCCACGAGGTGGGCAGCAAGCAGCTGCTGCCGGGCCTGGACGAGGCCCTGGTCGGCCTCGCCGCCGGCGAGGACACCACCTTCACCACCCAGCTGGTCGGTGGCGACTTCGCCGGCCGCGACGCCGAGGTCCTGGTGACCGTGCGTACGGTCAAGGAGAAGGAGCTGCCCGAGCTGAACGACGAGTTCGCGCAGCTGGCCAGCGAGTTCGACACCATGGAGGAGCTGCGCAACGACCTGCGTGAGCGGGTCACCCGGGGCAAGCGGGTCGAGCAGATCTACGCAGCCCGGGACAAGGCCCTGGAGCAGCTCGTCGAGGCCGCCGAGGTGCCGGCGCCGGAGGGTGTCATCCGCGACGAGGTGGAGAGCCGCAAGCAGGCGATGGTCGACCAGCTGGAGCGGATCGGCGCCTCGATGGAGGACTACCTGGCCGCCGAGGAGAAGACCGAGGAGCAGATCGACGCCGAGCTGACCGAGGCCGCCACCCAGGGCATCAAGGTCCAGCTGCTGCTCGACACCCTCGCCGACGCCGAGGACGTGCAGGTCTCCGACGACGAGTTCGGCCACGAGATCGTCCACCGCGCCCAGCGGGCCGGCATGGCCCCTCAGCAGTACTACGACCAGCTGGTGCGCTCCGGCGCCGCCGGCGCGGTCTTCGGTGACGTCCGCCGGGGCAAGGCGCTGGCCGCGGTCATGGAGCGCATCACCATCAAGGACACCGCAGGCAACGAGATCAGCCTGGACGCGCTGCGCGAGGCCAGCGAGGCGGAGCACGGGCACGAGCACTGA
- a CDS encoding ATP-dependent Clp protease proteolytic subunit yields MTDMHIPAKPRALDARGGDSIGNLDDSVYNRLLKERIIFLGSEVNDQVANRICAQLLLLAAEDPDRDIFLWINSPGGSVYSGMAIYDTMQYIDNDVSTVAMGMAASMGQLLLCAGTKGKRYALPHARIMMHQPSGGLGGTASDIAIQAEQMLYTKRMFQERVAHHTGQTQAQIEADSDRDRWFTAQEAMDYGFIDKVIIGAAQVPEGAGTLS; encoded by the coding sequence ATGACCGACATGCACATCCCAGCGAAGCCGCGGGCGCTCGACGCCCGAGGCGGCGACTCAATTGGCAACCTCGACGACTCGGTCTACAACCGGTTGCTCAAGGAACGCATCATCTTCCTCGGCAGTGAGGTCAACGACCAGGTGGCCAACCGCATCTGCGCGCAGCTGCTGCTGCTCGCGGCGGAGGACCCGGACCGGGACATCTTCCTCTGGATCAACTCGCCGGGTGGCTCGGTCTACTCCGGCATGGCGATCTACGACACCATGCAGTACATCGACAACGACGTGTCGACCGTGGCGATGGGCATGGCGGCCTCGATGGGCCAGCTGCTGCTCTGCGCGGGCACCAAGGGCAAGCGGTACGCTCTGCCGCACGCCCGGATCATGATGCACCAGCCCTCGGGTGGCCTCGGCGGTACCGCCTCGGACATCGCGATCCAGGCCGAGCAGATGCTCTACACCAAGCGGATGTTCCAGGAGCGGGTCGCGCACCACACCGGACAGACCCAGGCGCAGATCGAGGCGGACTCGGACCGCGACCGCTGGTTCACCGCCCAGGAGGCCATGGACTACGGCTTCATCGACAAGGTGATCATCGGGGCCGCTCAGGTTCCCGAGGGCGCCGGGACCCTGAGCTGA
- a CDS encoding ATP-dependent Clp protease proteolytic subunit — MTDLSLPPQFAAVHNRYVLPSFVERTSYGVKESNPYNKLFEDRIIFLGVQVDDASANDVMAQLLTLEGTDPDRDIIMYINSPGGSFTAMTAIYDTMQYVRPDIQTVCLGQAASAAAVLLAAGTPGKRMALPNSRIIIHQPATEGGYGQGSDIEIQAREILRMRTQLEEMLSRHCNRPVEKVRKDIDRDKIMTAEESREYGLVDTILSSRKKGLLAANAAG, encoded by the coding sequence ATGACCGACCTCAGCCTGCCGCCCCAGTTCGCGGCCGTGCACAACCGCTACGTCCTGCCGTCGTTCGTCGAGCGCACGTCGTACGGGGTCAAGGAATCCAACCCGTACAACAAGCTCTTCGAGGACCGGATCATCTTCCTCGGCGTTCAGGTGGACGACGCGTCGGCCAACGACGTGATGGCCCAGCTGCTGACCCTGGAGGGGACGGACCCCGACCGGGACATCATCATGTACATCAACTCGCCCGGCGGCTCGTTCACCGCGATGACGGCGATCTACGACACCATGCAGTACGTCCGGCCGGACATCCAGACGGTCTGCCTCGGCCAGGCCGCCTCCGCCGCGGCGGTGCTGCTGGCGGCCGGCACCCCGGGTAAGCGGATGGCGCTGCCGAACTCGCGGATCATCATCCACCAGCCGGCCACCGAGGGTGGCTACGGGCAGGGCTCGGACATCGAGATCCAGGCCCGGGAGATCCTGCGGATGCGCACCCAGCTGGAGGAGATGCTCTCCCGGCACTGCAACCGGCCGGTCGAGAAGGTCCGCAAGGACATCGACCGGGACAAGATCATGACGGCCGAGGAGTCCCGGGAGTACGGGTTGGTCGACACAATCCTCAGCAGTCGCAAGAAGGGTCTGCTGGCCGCCAACGCGGCCGGCTGA